The following DNA comes from Deinococcus roseus.
ATCAGCAGCATTGGACTGGACCACACCCAGTTTCTGGGAGACACCCTCTCCCAGATTGCCTTCGAGAAAGCAGGCATCATGCGGCCCCAGCTTCCCACCCTGACCGGTGCTGTTGGGGAGGGCTTGCAAACCCTGCAGTCCCAGGCTGTGCTTCAGGGAGCACACCTGCATGTTCTGGGGGAAGACCTGGAGTTTCAGGGTCAGGAAAATGCCTGGGATGGCATCCATACAGAGGTGAAGACCCCGTGGGGCAAAGCACAGACCTCCTCCAACCTGATTGGCAGCTACCAGATCAGAAACACCGCACTGGCTGCCAGTGCAGCCCTTGCTCTGGGACACAAAGTGCCAGAAAAACTGCAGGTCCAGTGGCCAGGACGCATGGAACTTCTGCACTGGCAGGGCAAAGAACTCCTGCTGGACGGGGCTCACAATCCAGAAGGCGCAAGGGCACTGGTGCAGGCTTTGAGGGCACTGGGCGTTGAAAAAGTGCCAGTGGTTTTTGGGTCTGCTGCAGACAAGGACATTGCTGCTGTTGCTGCTGAACTGGATTCCATCGCCTCAGAAGTGATTCTTACCCGTGCGGTGCTCAGCCCCAGGGCCGCTGATCCTGAAACCCTGAAAACGTACTTCAGTGCTCGGGTTCAGGTGGCTCCCACGCCAGAGGAGGCTTTGAGCCTCTTGCCTTCAGGACTTTCCCTGGTGGCAGGCAGCCTGTACCTGCTGGGTGAGATTCGGCCGCTGGTGCTGGGGGAAAAGCTGGAGGACCGGGAACGCTGGCAGTAAAGGCCGAGAGCCGAGGGCCGAGGGCTGAGGACAGGATTGGAGAGCTGTAGCATTTGCATCAGGCCAGAACGAAACATGCTTTTTAGGAGGCATTTTAGATTTCTGGTGTTGGAGCAACAAGCCAAGGCTCTGCATGATTTTCTTGACACCAGCAATTTTAGAATCTACGTTGCTCTCGGCTCTCGGCTCTCGGCTCTCGGCTCTCGGCTCTCGGCTCTCGGCTC
Coding sequences within:
- a CDS encoding bifunctional folylpolyglutamate synthase/dihydrofolate synthase, producing MNLLDWLFSRQSSIKPGLERIQHLLQRLEHPEHAFRTLLIGGTNGKGSTSATLEAILRFNGVKTGLFTSPHLTRFTERFKVAGHELPETEVIEALKNLKPLAEETGASFFEIITALACVLFKKHGVEVALMEVGMGGRFDSTNALDPVLSIISSIGLDHTQFLGDTLSQIAFEKAGIMRPQLPTLTGAVGEGLQTLQSQAVLQGAHLHVLGEDLEFQGQENAWDGIHTEVKTPWGKAQTSSNLIGSYQIRNTALAASAALALGHKVPEKLQVQWPGRMELLHWQGKELLLDGAHNPEGARALVQALRALGVEKVPVVFGSAADKDIAAVAAELDSIASEVILTRAVLSPRAADPETLKTYFSARVQVAPTPEEALSLLPSGLSLVAGSLYLLGEIRPLVLGEKLEDRERWQ